The following proteins are encoded in a genomic region of Streptococcus sp. 29892:
- the ftsE gene encoding cell division ATP-binding protein FtsE has product MRIIEMKNVSKKYGNGTTALRGVSVNVEAGEFAYIVGPSGAGKSTFIKLLYREEKLDKGSLTVGKFDLAKIKKRDVPLLRRSVGVVFQDYKLLPKKTVFENIAYAMEVIGEKPRNIKKRVMEVLDLVGLKHKIRSFPNELSGGEQQRIAIARAIVNNPKVLIADEPTGNLDPENSWEIMNLLERINLQGTTVLMATHNSQIVNTLRHRVIAIEDGRVVRDEEQGEYGYDD; this is encoded by the coding sequence ATGAGAATTATTGAAATGAAGAACGTTTCCAAGAAATATGGAAACGGAACGACGGCCCTTCGAGGAGTGTCCGTCAATGTTGAGGCTGGAGAGTTTGCCTATATTGTAGGTCCTTCAGGTGCAGGTAAGTCAACCTTTATCAAACTGTTATACCGTGAAGAAAAGCTTGATAAGGGTAGCTTGACAGTTGGGAAATTTGACCTGGCTAAAATCAAGAAGAGAGATGTCCCTTTGCTCCGTCGTAGTGTCGGAGTCGTTTTCCAGGACTATAAACTCTTACCGAAAAAGACTGTGTTTGAAAATATTGCCTATGCTATGGAAGTTATCGGCGAAAAACCACGCAATATTAAAAAACGTGTTATGGAAGTCTTGGACTTGGTTGGTTTGAAGCATAAGATTCGTTCCTTCCCAAATGAATTATCTGGTGGTGAGCAACAGCGTATCGCCATTGCCCGTGCTATTGTCAACAATCCGAAAGTACTGATTGCTGATGAGCCGACTGGTAACTTGGACCCAGAAAATTCCTGGGAAATTATGAACCTCTTGGAGCGGATCAATTTGCAAGGGACAACCGTTCTGATGGCGACCCACAATAGTCAGATTGTAAATACCCTCCGCCACCGCGTTATCGCGATCGAAGACGGTCGAGTGGTACGGGATGAAGAACAAGGAGAGTATGGATACGATGATTAG
- the ftsX gene encoding permease-like cell division protein FtsX, with amino-acid sequence MIRRFFRHFIESLKSLKRNGWMTVAAISSVTITLAMVGLFASVILNTAKLASDLEHNVRINVYLRANSTDQAETIVNEAGETVANPDFNKVYNQITALPNVQTVTYSSKDEQLKKLTDTLGETWNLFQGDANPLYDAYIIDTTEPQYVKSVAAEVAKIDGVTEVRDGEVETERIFKLASMVRTWGLVATGLLLFTAVFLISNTIRITIISRSREIQIMRLVGAKNSYIRGPFLWEGAWVGLLGAIIPSALVYFLYQMVYNSVNASLASQDLYLISLDIFIPSMVGALFVIGILIGSVGSVISMNRYLKI; translated from the coding sequence ATGATTAGACGATTTTTTAGGCACTTTATTGAGTCACTCAAGAGTTTGAAGCGAAATGGCTGGATGACTGTTGCGGCTATTTCTTCAGTAACCATCACATTGGCTATGGTTGGTTTATTTGCTTCTGTTATTCTCAATACTGCTAAACTGGCTTCTGATTTGGAACACAATGTTCGTATCAATGTTTACTTACGGGCCAATTCAACAGATCAGGCTGAAACGATTGTCAATGAGGCTGGTGAAACAGTAGCCAACCCTGATTTTAATAAGGTTTACAACCAAATCACAGCCCTTCCAAATGTGCAAACCGTTACTTACTCAAGTAAGGATGAACAGTTGAAAAAGTTGACCGACACTCTTGGTGAAACCTGGAATCTCTTCCAAGGAGATGCTAACCCGCTTTACGATGCCTATATCATTGATACGACTGAGCCTCAGTACGTAAAATCGGTTGCGGCAGAAGTTGCAAAAATTGACGGTGTTACAGAAGTCCGTGATGGCGAGGTGGAAACGGAGCGTATCTTCAAATTGGCTTCAATGGTTCGTACATGGGGTCTGGTAGCGACAGGCTTACTACTGTTTACAGCTGTATTCTTAATTTCTAACACCATTCGGATTACCATTATTTCTCGTAGCCGTGAAATTCAGATTATGCGCTTGGTTGGTGCAAAGAACAGCTATATCCGTGGTCCCTTTCTTTGGGAAGGAGCATGGGTAGGTTTACTTGGAGCTATTATTCCATCTGCCTTGGTCTATTTCTTATATCAGATGGTCTATAATTCTGTTAATGCTAGTCTTGCTAGTCAAGATCTATACTTGATTAGTCTAGATATTTTCATTCCAAGCATGGTTGGAGCCCTATTTGTTATCGGTATCCTCATTGGTTCGGTTGGTTCCGTTATTTCCATGAACCGTTATTTGAAAATCTAA
- a CDS encoding ABC transporter ATP-binding protein — MFKLIFDYVKQHKWLYLLVVVTLIIYDITLLIPTQIIQRMVDTLTKNGLTEQILVQEMGLLLLVTFLNYGMGFIWHLKLFQASVNFKFDMQQRAFKKMVTMRTPFYEKFRSGDVMTRFSTDVDGLMEMVGYGLMIVVYSGGMLAFIIPTMLLIDWKISFLAILPMIFMAVAFFFIGRKQDLAIDANREAVAQLNNEVLEVVEGIRVTRAYSKKATQKGQFQARTKELADGGDRITTLQSLYNPLATVGLGLSTILVLVLGAGAVKSGQLSLGQVIALQLYVSSLLEPFWTLADFILVYQTGKTSFEKLQELIETGDDLEVDGSVEIAELDSISFKNYSFSYPQSDRPSLQEINWTLKAGQTVGIVGKTGSGKTSLVRQLLRQYPVGQGEFLVNHQSVLDFKRSSLEQKIGYVPQEHILFSKSVGENIAFGKRDSSLEEIEAAIATAAFSQDLERMSHGLDTMIGERGVSISGGQKQRISIARAFLREPDLLILDDSLSAVDARTEGQIIQNIQKERAGKTNVIVTHRLSAVNHADWVLVMDEGRIVEEGRPADLLAQEGWYYEQYQRQQSQEGGE; from the coding sequence ATGTTTAAATTGATATTTGATTACGTCAAACAACACAAGTGGCTCTACTTGCTGGTTGTTGTGACCTTGATTATTTACGATATCACCCTATTGATACCAACGCAGATTATTCAGAGGATGGTGGATACGCTGACCAAGAATGGCTTGACTGAGCAGATTTTGGTTCAAGAAATGGGCCTCTTGCTTTTGGTGACCTTTCTCAATTATGGGATGGGTTTTATCTGGCATCTTAAGCTTTTTCAGGCCTCGGTCAATTTCAAATTTGATATGCAGCAACGAGCCTTTAAAAAGATGGTGACTATGCGAACACCTTTTTATGAAAAATTTCGGTCTGGGGATGTCATGACCAGATTTTCTACGGATGTTGATGGCCTGATGGAGATGGTCGGCTATGGGCTCATGATTGTGGTCTATTCCGGTGGTATGTTGGCATTTATCATTCCTACCATGCTTTTGATTGACTGGAAGATTTCCTTCCTGGCTATCTTACCGATGATTTTTATGGCAGTTGCTTTCTTTTTCATTGGTCGCAAGCAGGATTTGGCTATTGATGCCAACCGTGAGGCAGTTGCACAGCTCAATAATGAGGTCTTGGAAGTTGTCGAGGGTATTCGTGTAACCCGAGCCTATAGCAAAAAGGCAACTCAAAAGGGGCAGTTTCAGGCTCGAACCAAGGAATTGGCGGATGGTGGGGACCGGATTACTACACTACAATCCCTTTATAACCCCTTGGCTACGGTCGGTCTGGGTTTGTCGACTATCCTGGTCTTGGTACTTGGAGCAGGGGCAGTCAAGTCTGGTCAGCTCAGTCTGGGGCAGGTCATCGCCCTGCAACTCTATGTCAGTTCCCTCCTAGAGCCTTTCTGGACCCTGGCGGATTTCATACTAGTTTATCAGACAGGTAAGACTTCATTTGAAAAACTGCAGGAGCTGATTGAAACAGGAGATGACTTGGAAGTGGATGGCTCGGTAGAAATAGCCGAGCTGGATAGTATTTCTTTCAAGAACTACAGCTTTAGCTATCCTCAGTCGGACCGTCCGAGTTTGCAGGAGATTAACTGGACCTTGAAAGCCGGTCAGACAGTCGGGATTGTTGGGAAAACGGGTTCCGGCAAGACCAGTCTGGTTAGACAATTGTTACGTCAGTATCCAGTTGGGCAGGGTGAGTTTCTTGTTAATCATCAGTCTGTCCTTGACTTCAAACGCTCAAGCCTGGAGCAAAAAATTGGCTATGTTCCCCAAGAACACATTCTCTTTTCAAAATCTGTTGGGGAAAATATTGCCTTTGGTAAGCGTGACAGTAGTTTGGAAGAAATTGAAGCGGCTATCGCAACCGCAGCCTTTAGCCAGGACTTGGAGCGGATGAGTCATGGACTGGACACCATGATTGGCGAGCGGGGTGTGTCTATTTCTGGTGGTCAGAAACAACGGATTTCTATTGCGCGTGCCTTTTTACGAGAGCCAGACTTGCTTATTTTAGACGATTCCCTATCAGCAGTCGATGCTCGAACAGAAGGTCAGATTATCCAAAATATCCAGAAAGAACGTGCAGGCAAGACCAATGTCATTGTGACCCACCGCCTGTCTGCTGTCAACCATGCTGACTGGGTGCTAGTCATGGACGAAGGTCGCATTGTAGAAGAAGGCCGACCGGCCGACCTGCTAGCCCAAGAAGGCTGGTACTATGAACAATACCAGCGCCAACAAAGTCAGGAAGGAGGAGAATAA
- a CDS encoding ABC transporter ATP-binding protein: MKVLGFLLKQIGRVKWLFTFAVICYLAASSLLRFAPLIIQKAIDGPLRALSEGRPFHEALFLQMASQYVAMIFLGALGYYLSMRILMHSANRIAEYLRNQAYDVMQCLPISYFDDKPAGKIATRIVNDTETLRNQFYGTLVNVFNSFIRLLLTYGIVFYINPSLGFALLLLIPVFIGIQFIYKKLTDKPMKDFYDARSEVNTQVNETMNGASLIQLYGQEERVLAEFEATADKMRLADNQIIWAQSSSTWTLTEFLKFLVVTGILTIIGYQFLQGQSSLSPGKLFVYIDYIEGIFVSLGALVKQFPNLLRSIETGKRLMGLLEEETESDSSAELTVTDGQVVFDQVTFAYEVGKPILKDISIQADKGETIALVGHTGSGKSSIMNLLYRFYDPQEGQVLIDGKNIRDYSRESLRSHMGIVLQEPYLFTGTIASNVAMDKEKMDRQAVIEALEKVGAGPMLARLEQGIDEPVFEKGSTFSSGERQLIAFARTLYSNPQILILDEATSHIDTETEEIIQHAMEVVKEGRTTFIIAHRLSTIQNADQILVLDQGRIIERGKHEELLSLGGVYAQMHEIQARV; the protein is encoded by the coding sequence ATGAAGGTTTTAGGATTTTTATTGAAGCAAATTGGTCGCGTTAAGTGGCTCTTTACGTTTGCTGTTATCTGTTACTTAGCAGCTTCTAGCCTCTTGCGTTTTGCACCTCTCATTATTCAAAAAGCCATTGATGGACCTTTACGGGCCTTGAGTGAAGGCCGACCCTTCCATGAAGCCCTTTTCTTACAAATGGCAAGTCAATATGTGGCCATGATTTTCTTGGGTGCACTTGGCTATTACCTTTCCATGCGGATCTTGATGCACTCTGCCAATAGGATCGCAGAGTATTTGCGCAACCAGGCCTATGATGTTATGCAGTGTTTGCCCATTTCTTATTTTGATGATAAACCTGCCGGTAAGATTGCCACTCGTATTGTTAACGATACTGAAACCTTGCGCAATCAGTTTTACGGTACTCTTGTTAATGTCTTTAATAGTTTTATTCGCTTGCTTCTTACCTACGGGATTGTTTTCTACATCAATCCTAGTCTAGGTTTTGCTCTCTTGCTACTAATTCCAGTCTTTATCGGTATTCAATTTATCTATAAAAAGTTGACCGATAAGCCTATGAAGGATTTTTACGATGCTCGAAGTGAGGTCAATACTCAGGTCAATGAAACCATGAATGGTGCTAGTTTGATCCAGCTCTATGGTCAGGAAGAGAGAGTGCTAGCTGAGTTTGAAGCGACAGCAGATAAGATGCGCCTTGCAGATAACCAGATTATCTGGGCCCAATCCAGCTCGACATGGACCTTGACGGAGTTTCTGAAATTTCTGGTTGTGACAGGGATTTTAACCATTATTGGCTATCAATTCTTACAAGGTCAATCGAGCTTGTCACCGGGTAAATTATTTGTGTATATTGATTATATTGAAGGGATTTTTGTGTCCCTTGGTGCCTTGGTCAAGCAGTTTCCCAATCTCCTTCGGTCGATTGAAACAGGTAAGAGGTTGATGGGCTTGCTGGAAGAAGAAACGGAATCCGATAGTAGTGCTGAATTGACGGTGACAGATGGTCAGGTGGTCTTTGACCAAGTGACCTTTGCCTACGAAGTTGGCAAGCCTATTCTCAAGGACATCTCCATTCAGGCTGACAAGGGAGAAACCATTGCTCTGGTGGGCCACACAGGATCAGGCAAGTCCTCCATTATGAACCTCCTCTACCGTTTCTATGATCCTCAGGAGGGTCAGGTTTTGATTGATGGGAAAAACATCCGTGATTATTCCCGTGAGAGCCTGCGCAGTCACATGGGGATTGTTCTTCAGGAACCCTATCTCTTCACTGGGACCATCGCTAGCAACGTGGCTATGGATAAGGAGAAGATGGATAGACAGGCAGTCATAGAGGCCTTGGAAAAAGTTGGAGCAGGTCCAATGCTTGCTCGCCTGGAACAAGGTATCGATGAACCAGTATTTGAAAAGGGGTCAACCTTCTCAAGCGGTGAACGTCAATTGATTGCCTTTGCCCGCACCCTTTACTCCAATCCCCAAATCTTGATTTTGGATGAGGCGACTTCCCATATCGATACGGAAACGGAAGAAATTATCCAGCACGCTATGGAAGTGGTCAAGGAAGGGCGGACCACCTTTATCATCGCCCATCGTCTGTCTACTATTCAAAATGCAGACCAGATTTTGGTCTTGGACCAAGGTCGTATTATTGAACGTGGCAAACATGAGGAGCTGCTTTCCTTGGGCGGTGTTTATGCACAGATGCATGAGATACAGGCTAGGGTGTAG
- a CDS encoding endo-beta-N-acetylglucosaminidase, giving the protein MRSKDKKFLDKHIQYAIRKTCLGVGSVAISMFLTGVCLPTQEVGAEEVEISSLTLENENKLVTAEEAGQATSSVEPVEEERLIVEATSHLANQSLSAVTSGERAGNEEMLENSQPLLDKEDLNVTSNLALEEAEVRPSEDLPNVFEKFTASESQVRPFKPQNIKVDLDKLLDWQPETDIYSEIAKSAVPLAERVKGQATNPLANPDAKVQSLAYLSSSSAGNSSVGGGDQGLGVYAFDNWQYLDSMVFWDGLVPNPDVIDAAHRNGVPIYGTIFHNWSASESDRQVVRYVLQEDAPQSSTFPVARKLVDIANYYGFDGYFINQETNMSRGKQWSDSYIDFMHYAKSYAKEIGLQTFDFAWYDAMSSTGGRYHGNAVDERNKVFMQGDSEGDVAVDDFFVNFNWDKNHIDTTVETLNKIGRSPFDAYAGLELQKGGSYNTYYSKKALVDEEGKARVSLGLFVPDTIMGIAKDGVDFHKHEQIFWTGPNGDPTTSDDTTFWSGISRYVVEKTPIVGENFHTNFNTGHGKYWFVDGVKNKNLPWNSRSVQQIMPTWRWWIRSDKASVEGNYDFEDAYHSGTSLKFTGQMQENSRSDIMLYAMDLDVTANSLLNVVSKGHPGMTAEIGLATSKDHAEENTVYFGLQPGEDWTKSSISLSSLATKKIYGLKLRLSSEQSIEDMAFNLGSLSIGNSTLVLAAPSDIRIEASNLANAQEGEVIISYKGVEGADYYEIYQDIDGEWEIVNATSSTVAYLPTLRRSARAEGSSQRLKVVAVAKNGTRSTGHITNFDWKLQVDDTTFPTPPAENIVLGAKITYSSAGSNSEGPQNLLSGTINNTADKWYSDRYQDHVDIELTQPRRVARWIVDHAGAGGEAVQDGSMNTHTFDLQYKDMETGEWKLAHQVVGNKDHVTDIILREPIRALEWRLNVTKRDNGTPWGGIRIYNWKMYETVVNETENLPMNRGLVEHISDGLYAASFKDVPAHTTIYLYSDKEGNHELAQGQADQSGHLVFKQLGLKGSKGMLYYRAKAAGKELSNILALPFEASNRKIVATNLALGKDFQFRYHLGEALNLTDGFIEVTSFVDGQSRVEKVPLSNGLVELTTFETDTAGLKEVGVRFNGQDTGQFLRFSVIAEDTTIPDRTLVNIGVKKLARSTYLRGQELELDKSSLELVYDNGQIEEKQFDDTVSVFGYDAMKFGPQTLTISYKGLRTQAVVSVEELNYQMLDQGEATLQSMKGEPNFALLSDEEQKGLVEFLAEIAAFKLRDDSVQDDIGLLTQLTNDAISTYRQLLDKVVVVKEDSSSVTSQADSPKELVSGPQEPVAPSVVENMDKPTISEVEKEELEELVDHSSQVEESLVEQPGAPLTISEYLPSPNPAFELQEVNTGVRVLFEEGENKQIVSLRVRHMETNHIHTPQVLSDEDYDLFDIQLLDQDGNPVQNVKEALVLLPIDEGKEVLRVSYLPNSTQEEKLDFTETIAFDENGRAYKAVAFVAKHFSEYLVVYRSISAVGTGLTSSPNPEFPIEELLQTQVEKMDGLLVLDKEGGQILNKNPSVTSLAFQDMGEVLKPVIFEHTEVPVAEGPLLTTNKVEERSSLTTSKQLPNTGSEVSSGLICIGLVGLLGAGILRKKER; this is encoded by the coding sequence ATGAGGAGTAAAGATAAAAAGTTTTTAGATAAGCACATTCAGTATGCTATTCGTAAGACCTGTCTAGGAGTAGGTTCTGTAGCAATTTCAATGTTTTTAACAGGTGTATGCTTGCCGACACAGGAAGTAGGTGCTGAGGAGGTTGAAATCAGTAGCCTCACACTAGAGAATGAGAATAAGCTAGTTACTGCTGAAGAGGCTGGCCAAGCGACGAGTAGCGTAGAGCCAGTGGAAGAAGAAAGACTTATTGTTGAAGCTACAAGTCACTTAGCCAACCAATCACTTTCGGCTGTTACCAGTGGAGAGAGGGCAGGAAATGAAGAAATGCTAGAAAATAGCCAGCCTCTTCTAGATAAGGAAGACTTGAATGTAACCAGCAATCTAGCTTTGGAAGAGGCGGAAGTTAGACCATCTGAGGACTTGCCTAATGTTTTTGAAAAATTTACTGCGTCAGAGAGCCAAGTAAGACCTTTTAAGCCTCAGAATATAAAAGTTGATTTAGATAAACTCCTTGATTGGCAACCTGAAACAGATATCTATTCAGAAATTGCTAAGTCTGCTGTCCCGCTTGCGGAACGTGTTAAGGGACAGGCAACCAATCCTCTAGCTAATCCTGATGCAAAGGTTCAATCTTTGGCCTACCTTTCTTCCAGTAGTGCAGGAAATTCATCGGTAGGTGGTGGAGATCAGGGATTGGGGGTCTATGCTTTTGATAACTGGCAGTATTTGGATTCTATGGTTTTTTGGGATGGTTTGGTTCCCAATCCAGATGTCATTGATGCTGCCCATAGAAACGGTGTCCCAATTTATGGAACTATTTTCCATAATTGGTCAGCTTCTGAAAGTGATAGACAGGTTGTTCGCTATGTATTACAAGAGGATGCACCGCAATCAAGCACCTTTCCAGTTGCTAGAAAATTGGTCGATATTGCAAATTACTATGGTTTTGATGGCTATTTTATTAACCAAGAAACCAATATGTCCCGTGGCAAACAGTGGTCGGATAGTTATATAGATTTTATGCATTATGCTAAATCCTATGCGAAAGAAATTGGTTTACAAACATTTGATTTTGCTTGGTATGATGCCATGAGTTCTACAGGGGGCCGTTATCATGGAAATGCAGTGGATGAACGGAACAAGGTCTTTATGCAAGGTGATTCTGAGGGCGATGTCGCTGTGGATGATTTCTTCGTTAACTTTAATTGGGACAAGAATCACATTGATACCACTGTAGAAACTTTGAACAAAATTGGTCGAAGTCCTTTTGATGCCTATGCAGGTCTTGAATTACAAAAAGGTGGTTCATATAATACCTATTATTCTAAAAAAGCCTTAGTAGATGAAGAAGGGAAAGCTAGGGTTTCTTTGGGTTTGTTTGTCCCAGATACGATTATGGGAATTGCCAAAGATGGTGTTGATTTCCATAAGCATGAACAGATTTTCTGGACAGGGCCAAATGGTGATCCTACTACCTCTGATGACACGACTTTTTGGTCTGGCATATCACGTTATGTAGTGGAAAAAACTCCGATAGTTGGTGAAAATTTCCATACTAATTTTAATACAGGTCATGGGAAATACTGGTTTGTTGACGGTGTGAAAAATAAGAACCTTCCTTGGAATTCTCGTTCCGTGCAACAGATTATGCCAACGTGGCGATGGTGGATTCGTTCAGATAAAGCTAGTGTGGAAGGGAACTATGACTTTGAAGATGCCTATCATTCAGGGACTTCTTTGAAATTCACGGGTCAAATGCAAGAAAATAGCCGTTCAGATATCATGCTATATGCCATGGATTTGGATGTGACGGCTAATTCTCTCTTAAATGTTGTCAGCAAGGGACATCCAGGTATGACAGCTGAAATTGGATTGGCAACCAGTAAGGACCATGCAGAGGAGAACACTGTTTACTTTGGTTTACAGCCTGGGGAAGATTGGACAAAGAGTTCGATATCTTTATCTTCTTTAGCTACTAAGAAAATATATGGCTTGAAATTGCGATTATCGTCCGAACAATCTATTGAGGACATGGCTTTCAATTTAGGTTCACTGTCCATAGGAAATTCGACCTTGGTCCTTGCTGCACCGAGTGATATAAGAATCGAAGCCAGTAATTTAGCCAATGCTCAAGAGGGCGAAGTTATCATTTCTTATAAAGGAGTTGAGGGGGCTGATTATTATGAAATCTATCAAGACATTGATGGTGAGTGGGAAATCGTCAACGCTACCTCGTCGACAGTAGCCTATCTTCCGACTTTACGACGTTCGGCTCGAGCAGAAGGTAGCAGTCAGAGATTGAAAGTTGTAGCAGTAGCTAAAAATGGCACTCGTTCCACTGGGCACATCACAAATTTTGATTGGAAGTTGCAAGTGGACGATACAACTTTCCCTACTCCGCCAGCAGAGAATATTGTGCTAGGCGCTAAAATAACCTATTCGTCTGCTGGAAGTAATTCAGAGGGACCTCAAAACCTCTTGTCAGGAACTATCAATAATACTGCAGACAAGTGGTATTCTGATCGTTATCAGGATCATGTGGATATTGAATTGACACAGCCTAGAAGGGTGGCAAGATGGATTGTTGACCATGCAGGGGCTGGTGGTGAAGCTGTTCAAGATGGCTCTATGAATACCCATACTTTTGATTTACAGTATAAAGATATGGAAACTGGTGAGTGGAAACTAGCCCACCAAGTTGTTGGGAATAAGGATCATGTAACAGATATTATTTTAAGAGAACCTATCAGAGCTTTAGAATGGCGCCTAAATGTGACTAAGCGTGATAATGGTACACCTTGGGGAGGAATCCGTATCTATAACTGGAAGATGTATGAAACAGTCGTGAATGAAACTGAAAATCTTCCAATGAATAGGGGGCTAGTAGAACATATTTCAGATGGTCTTTATGCAGCTTCTTTCAAAGATGTTCCCGCTCATACGACAATTTACCTTTATTCAGATAAAGAGGGCAATCACGAGCTTGCTCAGGGACAAGCAGACCAATCAGGTCACTTGGTTTTCAAACAGCTAGGTTTAAAAGGTTCTAAGGGAATGCTTTATTATCGCGCTAAAGCTGCTGGAAAAGAGTTGTCGAATATCTTGGCCTTGCCATTTGAAGCTAGTAATCGTAAGATTGTTGCGACCAATTTGGCACTAGGAAAAGATTTTCAATTCCGTTATCATTTAGGTGAAGCTTTGAATCTCACAGATGGATTCATTGAAGTCACAAGTTTTGTAGATGGTCAATCTAGAGTTGAGAAAGTCCCTCTCTCTAATGGACTAGTAGAACTGACTACTTTTGAAACGGATACAGCAGGACTGAAAGAAGTAGGGGTTCGATTTAATGGTCAAGATACAGGACAGTTTTTACGATTCTCAGTGATTGCCGAAGATACTACAATTCCTGACAGAACGCTTGTCAATATAGGTGTGAAAAAACTAGCTCGTTCGACTTATCTGAGAGGGCAGGAGCTGGAGCTAGATAAGAGTAGTTTGGAACTGGTCTATGATAATGGTCAGATTGAGGAGAAGCAGTTTGATGATACAGTAAGCGTATTTGGGTATGATGCGATGAAATTTGGACCTCAAACCCTAACAATTTCTTACAAGGGACTTCGTACACAAGCGGTTGTCAGTGTGGAGGAGTTGAATTATCAGATGCTAGATCAGGGAGAGGCAACCTTACAGTCTATGAAAGGAGAACCGAACTTCGCTCTTTTGTCAGATGAGGAGCAAAAAGGTTTGGTAGAATTTTTAGCTGAGATTGCTGCCTTCAAGTTGCGAGATGATAGTGTCCAAGATGATATTGGATTACTGACCCAGCTGACTAATGACGCTATTTCAACTTATCGGCAGTTATTGGATAAGGTAGTTGTAGTAAAAGAGGATAGTAGTTCGGTGACTTCTCAGGCAGATTCTCCAAAAGAATTAGTGTCTGGTCCTCAGGAACCAGTAGCTCCATCTGTGGTCGAGAACATGGACAAGCCAACTATTTCCGAGGTTGAGAAAGAAGAACTTGAAGAATTAGTTGATCACAGTTCACAAGTAGAAGAAAGTTTGGTTGAGCAACCAGGTGCTCCTCTTACTATTTCTGAGTATCTCCCTAGTCCAAATCCAGCTTTCGAATTGCAAGAAGTGAATACAGGAGTCCGTGTCTTGTTTGAGGAGGGTGAAAATAAGCAGATTGTTTCTTTGAGAGTGCGACATATGGAAACAAATCATATCCATACTCCGCAGGTTTTATCAGATGAAGATTATGATTTGTTCGATATTCAGTTATTGGATCAAGACGGAAATCCTGTACAAAATGTAAAAGAAGCTCTGGTTCTGTTACCGATTGATGAGGGCAAGGAGGTATTGCGTGTTAGTTATCTTCCAAATTCCACTCAAGAGGAGAAACTCGATTTTACAGAAACAATTGCTTTTGATGAGAATGGGCGAGCATATAAGGCAGTTGCTTTTGTTGCGAAACATTTCAGTGAATACTTGGTTGTATATAGAAGCATCAGTGCTGTAGGAACTGGTTTGACAAGTTCCCCGAATCCAGAATTTCCTATCGAAGAACTCTTACAGACACAGGTTGAAAAAATGGATGGATTATTGGTACTGGATAAAGAGGGCGGCCAAATTCTTAATAAGAACCCATCGGTCACCAGTCTTGCATTTCAGGATATGGGAGAGGTTCTTAAACCAGTCATCTTTGAACATACAGAGGTGCCTGTGGCAGAAGGACCGCTTCTAACCACCAATAAAGTCGAAGAAAGGAGTTCTTTGACCACTTCCAAACAATTACCGAATACGGGTTCTGAAGTAAGTTCTGGACTGATTTGTATAGGGCTAGTAGGCTTACTTGGTGCAGGCATTTTGCGTAAAAAAGAAAGATAA